A DNA window from Pseudarthrobacter sp. W1I19 contains the following coding sequences:
- a CDS encoding zinc-dependent alcohol dehydrogenase: MKALTWQGKRSVSVEEVPDPVIQDPTDAIIRITSTAICGSDLHLYEVLGPYMHKGDVIGHEPMGIVEEVGSAVTNLRKGDRVVVPFNISCGRCYMCAQGLQSQCETTQVKDKGSGAALFGYSELYGSVPGGQAEYLRVPHADYGPIKVGTELPDERYLFLSDILPTAWQAVEYADTPAGGTLAVFGLGPVGQFSGRIGVQRGLRVIGIDPVPERREMAARHGVETLDYTKDVADQLREMTAGRGPDAVVDAVGMEAHGSPVAGFAHQALGLLPDKLAQKAMETAGVDRLAALHTSIQAVRRGGTVSLSGVYGGQASPMPMLTMFDKQIQLRMGQCNVRRWTDDILPLVEDDADPLGVMDLVTHRSGLEGAPALYEKFQKKQDGCIKVVLNP, translated from the coding sequence GTGAAAGCACTGACGTGGCAAGGAAAACGTTCGGTAAGTGTGGAAGAAGTGCCTGATCCAGTCATCCAGGACCCTACCGACGCAATCATCCGGATCACCTCGACGGCGATCTGCGGCTCCGACCTCCACCTGTACGAGGTCCTCGGCCCGTACATGCACAAGGGTGATGTGATCGGCCACGAACCGATGGGCATCGTGGAGGAGGTGGGCAGCGCCGTCACCAACCTTCGCAAAGGCGACCGGGTGGTGGTCCCCTTCAACATTTCCTGCGGACGCTGCTACATGTGTGCCCAGGGCCTGCAGTCGCAGTGCGAGACCACCCAGGTCAAGGACAAGGGCTCAGGGGCGGCCCTTTTTGGCTATTCGGAGCTGTATGGTTCCGTCCCCGGCGGACAGGCCGAATACCTGCGCGTCCCGCACGCGGACTACGGCCCCATCAAGGTGGGCACGGAATTGCCCGACGAACGGTACCTGTTCCTCTCGGATATCCTTCCCACCGCCTGGCAGGCCGTGGAGTATGCGGACACTCCTGCCGGCGGCACCCTGGCCGTGTTCGGCCTGGGGCCGGTCGGCCAGTTCTCCGGACGCATCGGGGTCCAGCGCGGACTGCGGGTAATCGGCATCGACCCCGTCCCTGAGCGGCGGGAGATGGCGGCGCGGCACGGCGTAGAGACGCTCGATTACACCAAGGATGTGGCGGACCAGCTGCGGGAGATGACTGCGGGGAGGGGCCCGGACGCGGTGGTTGACGCCGTCGGCATGGAAGCACATGGTTCCCCCGTGGCAGGGTTCGCCCACCAGGCGCTGGGCCTGCTGCCGGACAAACTGGCGCAAAAGGCGATGGAGACCGCCGGGGTGGACAGGCTCGCCGCGCTGCACACGTCCATCCAGGCTGTGCGCAGGGGCGGAACAGTGTCGCTGAGCGGGGTCTACGGCGGGCAGGCCAGCCCGATGCCGATGCTCACCATGTTCGACAAGCAGATCCAGCTCCGGATGGGGCAGTGCAACGTGCGCCGCTGGACCGATGACATCCTTCCCTTGGTGGAGGACGACGCCGATCCGCTGGGTGTGATGGACCTGGTCACCCACCGCTCCGGTTTGGAGGGGGCGCCGGCGCTGTACGAGAAGTTCCAGAAAAAGCAGGACGGCTGCATCAAGGTGGTCCTGAACCCCTAG
- a CDS encoding serine hydrolase — translation MGTTPGRAWKRVAAVLCTVLLAAPSAACTGEPPPPPKPDKPAAFALLESFSARMLEEGAPAVLIAVRDGGTTWTHAAGVRNLESGEPATVSDSVRIGGITESMVAVSVLKLAEEGKLNVDYQVSDYLPEFGSVLHPPGPVTVRQLLTHESGLPDFSVPLLSSGRWEETMNRPLSLEQQLSLAATVRWERRLAQIFNYSRSDYAALGLILERIRGHSIGQVLAADIAQPLGLTATSLGQAASASVVRGYITVEGKRLDVADPAWQAALPSGGAVSTVEEVNRFYAALLTGSLVKPDSVTAMKGGYSQYYGFALRRWNNTCNNRFYYGLPGDADGYGMIAMTSEDGSRQLTMSVAYPPAPPTLQLNPLIYEMQDVAQEALNSLCGEN, via the coding sequence ATGGGCACAACCCCGGGCCGCGCGTGGAAGCGGGTTGCCGCTGTCCTGTGCACGGTCCTGCTGGCGGCACCGTCAGCCGCCTGCACCGGGGAACCTCCGCCTCCGCCAAAACCGGACAAGCCAGCGGCCTTCGCCTTGTTGGAATCCTTCAGCGCCCGAATGCTGGAGGAAGGCGCGCCCGCGGTATTGATCGCCGTACGGGACGGGGGCACCACCTGGACGCACGCTGCCGGCGTGCGGAACCTCGAATCCGGTGAGCCTGCAACGGTCTCAGATTCAGTCCGCATCGGCGGCATCACTGAATCCATGGTTGCTGTCTCAGTCCTCAAGCTGGCTGAGGAGGGCAAGCTCAACGTCGACTACCAGGTGAGCGATTACCTCCCGGAATTCGGCAGCGTCCTCCATCCACCCGGCCCGGTTACCGTCCGCCAGCTCCTGACCCACGAATCCGGACTCCCCGACTTCTCCGTCCCTCTCCTGTCATCCGGAAGATGGGAGGAGACGATGAACCGGCCGCTCAGCCTTGAGCAGCAGTTGTCCCTGGCCGCCACCGTTCGCTGGGAACGGCGGCTGGCGCAAATCTTCAACTACTCACGGTCTGACTACGCAGCCTTGGGGCTGATACTCGAACGGATTCGCGGCCACAGCATCGGCCAAGTCCTGGCGGCAGATATCGCCCAGCCGCTGGGGCTGACGGCGACCAGCCTGGGCCAAGCGGCTTCGGCCAGTGTGGTCCGCGGCTACATCACCGTCGAGGGCAAGCGGCTGGACGTGGCGGATCCCGCCTGGCAGGCCGCCCTGCCCTCCGGCGGAGCCGTCTCAACCGTGGAGGAAGTGAACAGGTTCTACGCCGCACTCCTGACCGGCAGCCTGGTCAAACCGGACAGCGTGACGGCCATGAAGGGCGGCTACTCGCAGTATTACGGCTTTGCCCTGCGGCGGTGGAACAACACCTGCAACAACCGTTTCTACTACGGCTTGCCCGGGGACGCCGACGGCTACGGCATGATCGCCATGACCAGCGAGGACGGCAGCAGGCAGCTGACAATGTCCGTTGCCTACCCGCCCGCCCCGCCAACCCTCCAGCTGAATCCACTGATCTACGAGATGCAGGACGTGGCGCAGGAAGCCCTCAACAGCCTGTGTGGCGAAAACTAG
- a CDS encoding bifunctional allantoicase/(S)-ureidoglycine aminohydrolase has protein sequence MGKYYSPTGGLPPQTHLTTERAIVTEAYTVIPKGVMTDIVTSNLPGFSNTRSWIIARPISGFATTFSQLIVEIGPGGGAPKAEFEAGVEGVIFVTRGKVNLTLDGELHQLEEGGYAYLAAGSEWGLENVSDDVVSFHWIRKAYERLEGFEAKSFVTNEKDVEPTAMPDTDGAWKTTRFTDSSDLAHDMQVNIVTFQPGGVIPFPETHVMEHGLYVLEGKAMYLLNNDWVEVEAGDFMWLRAFCPQACYAGGPGEFRYLLYKDMNRQVRLT, from the coding sequence ATGGGCAAGTACTACTCCCCCACCGGCGGGCTGCCGCCGCAGACCCACCTGACCACCGAGCGGGCCATCGTTACCGAGGCGTACACGGTGATCCCGAAGGGCGTGATGACGGACATTGTCACGTCCAACCTGCCGGGCTTTTCGAACACCCGCTCCTGGATCATCGCCCGCCCCATCTCGGGCTTCGCCACCACCTTTTCGCAGCTGATCGTGGAGATCGGCCCGGGCGGCGGCGCTCCCAAGGCTGAGTTCGAGGCCGGGGTGGAAGGCGTCATCTTCGTGACCCGCGGCAAGGTCAACCTCACCCTCGACGGCGAACTGCACCAGCTGGAGGAAGGCGGCTACGCCTACTTGGCCGCCGGTTCGGAGTGGGGCCTGGAAAACGTTTCGGACGACGTTGTGTCCTTCCACTGGATCCGCAAGGCTTACGAACGCCTCGAAGGCTTCGAAGCCAAGTCCTTCGTCACCAACGAAAAAGACGTGGAACCAACGGCAATGCCGGATACCGACGGCGCGTGGAAAACCACCCGCTTCACGGACTCCAGCGACCTGGCCCACGACATGCAGGTGAACATCGTGACGTTCCAGCCCGGCGGCGTCATCCCGTTCCCGGAAACCCACGTGATGGAGCACGGCCTGTACGTCTTGGAGGGCAAGGCCATGTACCTGCTGAACAACGACTGGGTGGAGGTGGAGGCCGGCGACTTTATGTGGCTGCGCGCCTTCTGCCCGCAGGCGTGCTACGCCGGCGGGCCGGGTGAGTTCCGCTACCTGCTCTACAAGGACATGAACCGCCAGGTGCGTCTCACCTGA
- a CDS encoding aldolase yields MAAAPQPSLSAGDLAAIDGQLAATDRLLEQNYPGDDGSRQPVHTVYVPADRFTPSFAADWGAEALAAANAHGGLEKLGALLGQDAALAEAVAQRVEAKLASEPIEDLRLDFEDGFGDRGDDAEDAAAVAAASAVAAAAAAGSAPPFIGIRFKCFEAATRSRGLRTLDLFVSGLAAAGELPEGLVLTLPKVTTVAQVKAMDYAVSRLEEVHSLLAGRLRFEVQVETPQLILGPEGTSPVAQLPHAVPGRISGLHYGTYDYSASLQISAEYQSMEHPVADFAKEVMQLAVASTGIRLSDGSTNIIPLGDNVENAWQLHGRLVRRSLERGYYQGWDLHPAQLPSRFAATYAFYRQGLPAAAARLRTYVERDNAEQTEGGVMDEPATARALAAFVLRGVQCGAVGAEEVQALAGIGIPQLTGLAHPRLATTSNS; encoded by the coding sequence ATGGCAGCAGCACCCCAACCGTCACTGTCCGCGGGGGACCTGGCGGCCATCGACGGGCAACTGGCCGCCACGGACCGCCTGCTGGAGCAGAACTACCCGGGCGACGACGGCTCACGCCAGCCTGTCCACACGGTGTACGTGCCGGCGGACCGGTTTACGCCGTCGTTCGCTGCCGACTGGGGCGCCGAGGCACTGGCCGCGGCCAACGCCCACGGCGGGCTGGAGAAGCTCGGTGCCCTGCTGGGCCAGGACGCCGCGCTGGCGGAGGCCGTTGCCCAGCGCGTGGAAGCCAAGCTGGCCAGCGAACCGATCGAGGACCTGCGGCTCGATTTTGAGGACGGCTTCGGGGACAGGGGCGACGACGCCGAGGACGCCGCCGCCGTTGCCGCGGCGTCCGCTGTGGCCGCCGCAGCCGCGGCCGGGTCCGCTCCCCCGTTCATTGGGATCCGCTTCAAGTGCTTCGAGGCGGCCACGCGGTCCCGCGGGCTGCGGACGCTGGACCTGTTCGTTTCGGGCCTGGCCGCGGCGGGCGAGCTGCCGGAGGGCCTGGTCCTGACGCTACCCAAGGTGACCACGGTGGCCCAGGTCAAGGCCATGGACTATGCCGTCTCCCGGCTTGAGGAAGTTCATTCACTGCTGGCCGGGCGCCTCCGCTTCGAGGTGCAGGTGGAAACCCCGCAGCTGATCCTGGGGCCGGAAGGAACGTCCCCGGTGGCGCAGCTGCCGCACGCCGTCCCGGGCCGGATCAGCGGCCTGCACTACGGCACCTACGACTACTCGGCGTCGCTGCAGATCTCGGCCGAATACCAGTCCATGGAGCACCCGGTGGCGGACTTCGCCAAGGAAGTCATGCAGCTGGCCGTGGCCAGTACGGGCATCCGGCTCTCCGACGGATCCACCAACATCATCCCCCTGGGCGACAACGTGGAGAACGCCTGGCAGCTGCACGGCCGGCTGGTCCGGCGGTCGCTGGAACGCGGCTACTACCAGGGCTGGGACCTGCACCCGGCGCAGCTGCCCAGCCGCTTCGCCGCCACCTACGCCTTCTACCGGCAGGGCCTGCCCGCCGCCGCGGCCCGTCTGCGGACCTACGTGGAACGGGACAACGCAGAGCAGACCGAAGGCGGCGTCATGGACGAGCCCGCCACGGCCCGCGCCCTGGCCGCGTTCGTCCTGCGCGGCGTCCAGTGCGGCGCAGTGGGTGCCGAGGAAGTCCAGGCGCTTGCCGGCATCGGGATTCCGCAACTGACCGGACTGGCCCACCCGCGGCTCGCCACCACTTCCAACTCATAA
- the aceB gene encoding malate synthase A, which translates to MAITVTDPRPIERAEEILTPKALAFIEELHTRFAGTRNELLAARAVKRQRVAETGKLDFLPETQGVRDGDWKVAPAPAALQDRRVEMTGPASPAKMAINALNSGAKVWLADLEDASTPTWGNVIDAILNLRDAAQGTLSYTSEEGKEYRLRTDAPLAVVVARPRGWHMQEKHLLLNGEPAVGALVDFGLHFFHIAKQLVLNGQGPYYYLPKMESHLEARLWNDVFVFAQDSLGLGQGTIRATVLIETIPAAFEMDEILYELRDHASGLNAGRWDYLFSIIKYFRDAGEEFVLPDRASVAMTAPFMRAYTELLVKTCHKRGAFAMGGMAAVIPNRRHPEVTEAAFAKVRADKTREANDGFDGSWVAHPDLVPTCREVFDAVLGDKPNQLDKQRPEVNVTAEQLLDVTSAEGQVTEAGLRLNLYVAIAYTAVWLSGNGAVAIHNLMEDAATAEISRSQVWQQIRNKSVLADTGNTVTRELVERILGEETERLRTEFGDEAFRRYYQPASELIADICLSEDYTDFLTTPAYELVG; encoded by the coding sequence ATGGCCATCACTGTCACAGACCCCCGGCCCATCGAGCGCGCGGAGGAAATCCTCACCCCCAAGGCCCTGGCCTTCATCGAGGAGCTCCACACCCGCTTCGCCGGCACCCGCAACGAACTCCTGGCAGCCCGCGCCGTCAAGCGGCAGCGCGTTGCCGAGACCGGCAAGCTGGACTTCCTGCCGGAGACGCAGGGCGTGCGCGACGGCGACTGGAAAGTTGCGCCGGCACCGGCGGCTTTGCAGGACCGCCGGGTGGAGATGACCGGACCCGCCTCACCGGCAAAGATGGCCATTAACGCACTGAACTCAGGCGCCAAGGTGTGGCTCGCGGACCTCGAGGATGCCAGCACCCCCACCTGGGGCAACGTCATCGACGCCATCCTGAACCTCCGCGACGCCGCCCAGGGCACCCTCAGCTACACCTCGGAGGAGGGCAAGGAGTACAGGCTCCGCACGGACGCGCCGCTCGCCGTGGTGGTGGCCCGTCCCCGCGGCTGGCACATGCAGGAAAAGCACCTGCTTCTTAACGGCGAGCCTGCCGTTGGTGCGCTGGTGGACTTCGGCCTGCACTTCTTCCACATCGCCAAGCAGTTGGTGCTCAACGGGCAGGGACCGTACTACTACCTGCCCAAGATGGAGAGCCACCTCGAGGCCCGGCTCTGGAACGACGTTTTTGTGTTCGCGCAGGACTCCCTGGGACTGGGCCAGGGCACCATCCGCGCCACCGTGCTGATCGAGACCATCCCGGCCGCGTTCGAAATGGACGAGATCCTGTACGAACTGCGGGACCACGCCTCCGGCCTGAACGCCGGCCGCTGGGACTACCTGTTCAGCATCATCAAGTACTTCCGTGACGCCGGCGAGGAGTTTGTCCTCCCGGACCGCGCCTCGGTTGCCATGACCGCGCCGTTCATGCGCGCCTACACGGAACTGCTGGTCAAGACCTGCCACAAGCGCGGCGCCTTCGCCATGGGCGGCATGGCTGCGGTCATCCCCAACCGCCGCCACCCGGAAGTTACCGAGGCGGCCTTCGCCAAGGTCCGGGCCGACAAGACCCGCGAGGCAAACGACGGCTTCGACGGCTCCTGGGTGGCACACCCGGACCTGGTGCCCACCTGCCGGGAGGTGTTTGATGCAGTGCTCGGCGACAAGCCCAACCAGCTGGACAAGCAGCGTCCGGAGGTCAACGTCACGGCAGAGCAGCTGCTGGACGTCACCTCCGCCGAAGGCCAGGTCACCGAAGCCGGACTGCGGCTGAACCTGTACGTAGCCATCGCGTACACGGCGGTGTGGCTGTCCGGGAATGGTGCCGTGGCCATCCACAACCTGATGGAGGACGCCGCCACCGCGGAGATCTCCCGCTCCCAGGTATGGCAGCAGATCCGCAACAAGTCGGTCCTCGCGGACACCGGCAACACCGTTACCCGCGAACTGGTGGAGCGGATCCTGGGCGAGGAAACCGAGCGGCTCCGCACCGAGTTCGGCGACGAAGCCTTCCGCCGCTACTACCAGCCGGCCAGCGAACTGATCGCAGACATCTGCCTGTCCGAGGACTACACCGACTTCCTCACCACCCCGGCCTACGAACTGGTGGGCTGA
- a CDS encoding NAD-dependent malic enzyme, with product MANPSPGNSITLRVEAPSSFSATSELAAAVGAAGAAITALDVSESHHETLVVDVTCNTTDDEHAARVKDALNALDGVTVQHVSDRTFLMHLGGKLEVVPKVALRNRDDLSRAYTPGVARVCLAIAEDPAAARNLTVKRNTIAVLTDGSAVLGLGNIGPAAALPVMEGKAALFKQFANVDAWPVCLDTQDTEEIIMIAKAMAPVYGGINLEDIAAPRCFEIENRLREELDIPVFHDDQHGTAIVTLAALVNALRVVGKKLDEVKIVVSGVGAAGSAIIQLLKAQGARHIIAAGRSGAIHSGETYGDEHRSWIAANTNEEGFAGTLHEALVGADVFIGVSAPHVIGEEQVAAMAENAIVFAMANPTPEIDPVIASRHAAVVATGRSDFPNQINNVLAFPGFFRGLLDAGASDITPEMLVAAAEAIASRVADDELNASYIIPSVFDPHVAADVASAVAGAAHAANVATAAAAKELEDALASA from the coding sequence ATGGCGAACCCCAGCCCCGGAAATTCGATCACCCTGCGCGTGGAAGCACCGTCGAGCTTCAGCGCCACCAGCGAGCTTGCCGCAGCCGTTGGAGCGGCGGGCGCCGCCATCACCGCACTGGACGTCAGCGAATCCCACCACGAGACCCTGGTTGTGGACGTCACCTGCAACACCACCGACGACGAACACGCCGCCCGCGTCAAGGACGCCCTCAACGCGCTCGACGGCGTCACGGTCCAGCACGTCTCGGACCGCACCTTCCTCATGCACCTGGGCGGCAAGCTGGAGGTTGTCCCCAAGGTAGCCCTGCGGAACCGCGACGACCTTTCCCGCGCCTACACTCCCGGCGTCGCCCGCGTCTGCCTGGCCATCGCCGAGGACCCCGCGGCAGCCCGCAACCTGACCGTGAAGCGCAACACCATCGCCGTCCTCACCGACGGTTCCGCTGTCCTGGGCCTGGGCAACATCGGCCCGGCCGCGGCCCTGCCGGTCATGGAGGGCAAAGCTGCGCTGTTCAAGCAGTTCGCCAACGTGGACGCCTGGCCGGTATGCCTGGATACCCAGGACACCGAAGAAATCATCATGATCGCCAAGGCCATGGCCCCCGTCTACGGCGGCATCAACTTGGAGGACATCGCCGCCCCGCGCTGCTTCGAAATCGAGAACCGACTCCGCGAAGAGCTGGACATCCCCGTGTTCCACGACGACCAGCACGGCACCGCCATCGTCACTCTGGCAGCCCTGGTCAACGCCCTGCGCGTGGTGGGCAAGAAGCTGGACGAGGTGAAGATCGTGGTTTCGGGCGTCGGCGCCGCCGGTTCAGCCATCATCCAGCTCCTGAAGGCCCAGGGAGCCCGGCACATCATCGCCGCCGGCCGCTCCGGCGCCATACACTCCGGCGAGACCTACGGGGACGAGCACCGCAGCTGGATCGCCGCGAACACCAATGAGGAAGGCTTCGCCGGCACCCTGCACGAAGCACTCGTCGGCGCGGATGTGTTCATCGGCGTCAGCGCCCCGCACGTGATCGGCGAGGAGCAGGTGGCAGCGATGGCAGAGAACGCCATTGTGTTCGCCATGGCCAACCCGACGCCGGAAATCGATCCGGTCATCGCCTCCCGGCACGCCGCCGTGGTGGCCACCGGCCGCAGCGACTTCCCCAACCAGATCAACAACGTGCTGGCTTTCCCCGGCTTCTTCCGCGGCCTGCTCGACGCCGGAGCCTCGGACATCACCCCGGAGATGTTGGTGGCCGCCGCGGAAGCGATCGCCAGCCGGGTAGCTGACGATGAGCTCAATGCCAGCTACATTATCCCCAGCGTCTTCGATCCCCACGTGGCCGCTGATGTTGCCTCAGCCGTTGCCGGCGCCGCCCACGCTGCCAACGTGGCAACCGCGGCTGCAGCCAAGGAACTCGAAGACGCCCTGGCCAGCGCCTGA
- a CDS encoding IclR family transcriptional regulator has product MAEKASGGVQSVERVFELLELITDAGGDVTLSELSSSTDLPLPTIHRLLRTLVSLGYIRQLPNRRYALGPRLIRLGEGANKQLGAVARPQLKTLVDRLGETSNMAVLDSDMVIYVAQVPSLHSMRMFTEVGRRAHTHATGVGKAILAQLDDETVRGIVTRAGMPTPTAKSIGDVDDLLADLKLIRERGYSIDEEEQELGVRCFAMAVPNAPTPTAISVSGPVSRVDEHFADKAVPVLREAAEAISLELNRT; this is encoded by the coding sequence ATGGCAGAAAAAGCCTCGGGCGGTGTGCAGTCGGTAGAGCGCGTCTTCGAACTGCTGGAGCTCATCACGGATGCCGGCGGCGACGTGACGCTCAGCGAGCTGTCCTCGTCCACCGACCTTCCGCTGCCCACCATCCACCGCCTGCTGCGGACACTGGTGTCCCTGGGCTATATCCGCCAGCTCCCCAACCGGCGCTATGCACTGGGCCCCCGGCTTATCAGGCTGGGTGAAGGCGCGAACAAGCAGCTGGGTGCCGTGGCGCGCCCGCAGCTGAAGACGCTGGTGGACCGGCTGGGGGAGACCTCGAACATGGCCGTGCTGGACTCGGACATGGTGATCTACGTGGCACAGGTGCCCTCGCTGCACTCCATGCGCATGTTCACCGAGGTGGGCCGCCGCGCCCACACCCACGCCACCGGCGTCGGGAAGGCCATCCTCGCGCAGCTGGATGACGAAACCGTCCGCGGCATCGTGACCCGCGCCGGGATGCCGACGCCCACCGCCAAGAGCATTGGCGACGTCGATGACCTCCTGGCCGACCTGAAGCTCATCCGCGAGCGGGGCTACTCCATCGACGAGGAGGAGCAGGAGCTCGGCGTGCGCTGCTTCGCCATGGCGGTGCCCAACGCCCCCACCCCCACGGCCATCTCGGTCTCCGGTCCCGTCTCCCGCGTAGACGAGCACTTCGCCGACAAGGCCGTGCCCGTCCTCCGCGAGGCGGCCGAGGCCATCTCGCTGGAACTCAACCGCACCTGA
- a CDS encoding nucleobase:cation symporter-2 family protein, producing the protein MNIRKKPAAAAAGKGTRSARPEDQRLPIASTFAYGFQHVLTMYGGIIAPPLIIGAAAGMSSQDIGLLIAACLFVGGLATILQTMGIRFFGSQLPLVQGVSFAGVSTMVAIVHGGGGIQAVFGSVIATSLIGLLITPLFSKIIRFFPPVVTGTVITTIGLTLMPVAANWAMGGNSKAENYGSMANIGLAAATMAIVLLLSKVGSAAISRLSILLAMVLGTLIAFVFGMADFSKVGQGEIVAFPTPFAFGPPVFEIAAIISMLIVILVTLTETSADIIAVGEIVGTKVDSKRIGDGLRADMLSSAISPLFNSFTQSAFAQNVGLVAITGVKSRFVVSAGGLILVILGLLPVLGRVVAAVPTPVLGGAGVVLFGTVAASGIRTLSKVEYKNNMNLIIVAASIGFGMIPIAAPAFYDKFPSWFGTIFHSGISSAAVMAILLNLLFNHLKAGNSENQSVFVAGTGRVVREEDLKCLADGDRFEGGKLIDCDGKEVRVESSEKATEH; encoded by the coding sequence ATGAACATCAGAAAGAAACCGGCCGCTGCTGCCGCCGGAAAAGGCACCCGTTCGGCAAGGCCGGAGGACCAAAGGCTGCCCATCGCCAGCACCTTCGCCTACGGCTTCCAGCACGTCCTCACCATGTACGGCGGCATCATCGCCCCGCCCCTGATCATTGGCGCCGCCGCCGGAATGTCCTCGCAGGACATCGGCCTGCTGATCGCGGCCTGCCTCTTTGTCGGCGGCCTGGCCACCATCCTGCAAACAATGGGCATCCGCTTCTTCGGCTCGCAGTTGCCGCTGGTCCAGGGTGTTTCCTTCGCGGGCGTCTCCACCATGGTGGCCATCGTGCACGGCGGCGGCGGGATCCAGGCAGTCTTTGGCTCCGTTATTGCGACTTCGCTGATCGGCCTGCTGATCACTCCTCTTTTCTCGAAGATCATACGGTTCTTCCCGCCCGTGGTTACGGGAACGGTGATCACCACCATCGGGCTGACCCTGATGCCGGTGGCCGCAAACTGGGCCATGGGCGGCAACAGCAAGGCTGAGAACTACGGCAGCATGGCCAACATCGGTCTGGCCGCCGCCACCATGGCTATCGTCCTGCTGCTCAGCAAGGTGGGCAGCGCCGCGATTTCCCGGCTCTCCATCCTGCTGGCCATGGTCCTGGGCACCCTGATCGCGTTCGTCTTCGGCATGGCCGACTTCTCCAAGGTGGGCCAGGGCGAGATCGTCGCGTTCCCCACCCCGTTCGCCTTCGGCCCGCCCGTGTTTGAGATTGCCGCCATCATTTCCATGCTCATCGTCATCCTGGTCACCCTGACCGAGACCTCGGCGGACATCATTGCCGTCGGCGAGATCGTGGGCACCAAGGTCGATTCCAAGCGGATCGGCGATGGGCTCCGGGCGGACATGCTCTCCTCCGCCATCTCACCGCTGTTCAACTCCTTCACCCAAAGTGCGTTCGCCCAGAACGTGGGCCTGGTGGCCATTACGGGCGTCAAGAGCCGCTTCGTGGTCAGCGCCGGCGGCCTGATCCTGGTGATCCTCGGCCTCCTGCCCGTCCTTGGCCGCGTGGTCGCAGCGGTGCCTACGCCCGTCCTCGGAGGCGCCGGCGTCGTACTCTTCGGCACAGTGGCCGCCAGCGGCATCCGCACGCTGTCCAAGGTGGAGTACAAGAACAACATGAACCTGATCATCGTGGCGGCGTCCATCGGGTTCGGCATGATCCCCATCGCCGCGCCGGCCTTCTACGACAAGTTCCCGTCCTGGTTCGGCACCATCTTCCACTCCGGCATCAGTTCCGCCGCGGTGATGGCCATCCTGCTGAACCTGCTCTTCAATCACCTCAAGGCGGGCAACTCGGAGAACCAGTCGGTGTTTGTGGCCGGAACAGGGCGCGTGGTCCGGGAAGAGGACCTGAAGTGCCTGGCCGACGGCGACCGCTTCGAAGGCGGCAAGCTCATCGACTGCGACGGCAAGGAAGTCCGGGTCGAGTCGTCCGAAAAGGCAACCGAACACTAA
- the pucL gene encoding factor-independent urate hydroxylase, translating into MSSKIILGENQYGKAEVRVVKITRDTDRHEIEDLNVTSQLRGDFAAAHLEGDNAHVVATDTQKNTIYAFAREGVGSPEAFLLRLGEHFTSSFDWVTGGRWEAESYSWDRIQAHGTEHDHSFVRNGQEVHTAVLVRDGATTHLISGLKDLTVLKSTQSGFVGYPKDRYTTLPETTDRILATDVSARWRFKTGTDFSTLDFNKSYDDVKGLLLEGFTEKYSHALQQTLFDMGTKVLEAHSEIDEIKFSMPNKHHFLVDLSPFGLDNPNEVFFAADRPYGLIEATVQREDATPADIAWSGIAGFC; encoded by the coding sequence ATGAGCAGCAAGATCATCCTCGGCGAGAACCAGTACGGCAAGGCCGAGGTCCGGGTCGTCAAGATCACCCGCGACACCGACCGCCACGAAATCGAAGACCTCAACGTCACCTCGCAGCTGCGGGGCGACTTCGCGGCTGCGCACCTTGAGGGCGACAACGCCCACGTGGTGGCCACCGACACCCAGAAGAACACCATTTACGCCTTTGCCCGTGAGGGCGTCGGCTCGCCGGAGGCGTTCCTGCTTCGCCTCGGGGAGCACTTCACCTCCAGCTTCGACTGGGTCACCGGCGGCCGCTGGGAAGCCGAGTCTTACAGCTGGGACCGGATCCAGGCCCACGGCACCGAGCACGACCACTCCTTCGTGCGGAACGGCCAGGAAGTCCACACCGCAGTCCTGGTCCGCGACGGCGCCACCACGCACCTGATCTCCGGCCTCAAGGACCTGACCGTCCTGAAGTCCACCCAGTCCGGTTTCGTCGGCTACCCGAAGGACCGCTACACCACCCTGCCCGAGACCACGGACCGCATCCTGGCCACCGATGTCTCCGCGCGCTGGCGCTTCAAGACCGGCACCGACTTCAGCACGCTGGACTTCAACAAGAGCTACGACGACGTCAAGGGCCTCCTGCTCGAAGGCTTTACTGAGAAGTACTCGCACGCCCTCCAGCAGACATTGTTCGACATGGGCACCAAGGTGCTGGAAGCGCACAGCGAGATCGACGAGATCAAGTTCTCGATGCCCAACAAGCACCACTTCCTGGTGGACCTCTCACCATTCGGCCTCGACAACCCCAACGAGGTGTTCTTCGCCGCCGACCGCCCCTACGGCCTGATCGAGGCCACCGTCCAGCGCGAGGACGCCACCCCGGCGGACATCGCCTGGTCCGGCATCGCCGGCTTCTGCTAA